Proteins encoded by one window of Chrysemys picta bellii isolate R12L10 chromosome 10, ASM1138683v2, whole genome shotgun sequence:
- the LOC101944263 gene encoding zona pellucida sperm-binding protein 3-like, with translation MLGLLQAGRMGYRGSLGFALLCWVVSGVTGYNPWDFSRRDSAIWRPSPRTEPPRRRAHVPSLAQPYPWARVDSSQLRAVSLRQPVTVQCEEAQLVITVHRDLFGTGQLIKAADLSLGPAACQYTSLNAAENTVTFAAGLHECGSTLQMTPDSLVYSTSLNYNPTPASNPVILRTNPAVIPIECHYPRKDNVSSKAIKPTWVPFSSTLSAEERLGFSLRLMNDDWSAERPSNGFQLGEVMHIQADVSTGNHVALRLFVDSCVATLTPDRDSSPRYAVIDFNGCLVDGRSDDTTSAFISPRPRQDTLQFMVDVFRFAGDARNLIYITCHLKVTAAEQAPDALFKACSFNKAGNIWSPVEGTRDICRCCETGNCGLAGQSGRVRPLDRWPGRRFQRDVASRHGDPLVREADVVVGPLVIFDAYRGSRDVSTDQMEAEKATSEGFSSIAGLISMAAAIALAFITLGILVYRRCSRSSA, from the exons ATGCTGGGTTTGCTGCAGGCAGGCAGGATGGGATATAGAGGCAGCCTGGGctttgctctcctgtgctgggtgGTCAGTGGGGTGACTGGTTACAATCCCTGGGATTTCTCTAGGAGAGACTCAGCCATCTGGAGACCATCCCCCAGGACTGAGCCCCCTCGCAGAAGAGCCCATGTGCCCTCTCTTGCCCAGCCCTACCCCTGGGCTCGAGTTGATTCTTCCCAGCTCAGGGCTGTGTCCTTGCGGCAGCCTGTCACGGTGCAGTGTGAGGAGGCTCAGCTGGTGATCACTGTGCACAGGGATCTGTTTGGGACAGGGCAACTGATCAAAGCTGCTGACCTGAGCCTTGGCCCAGCTGCCTGCCAGTACACGTCCCTTAATGCTGCAGAGAACACAGTGACCTTTGCAGCTGGGCTCCATGAATGTGGCAGCACCTTGCAG atgacCCCAGACTCCCTGGTTTACAGCACAAGCCTGAACTAtaaccccacccctgccagcaaCCCAGTGATCCTGAGAACGAATCCAGCTGTGATTCCCATTGAGTGTCACTACCCCAG GAAGGACAATGTGAGCAGCAAAGCCATCAAGCCAACGTGGGTTCCCTTCAGCTCTACCCTGTCTGCTGAGGAGAGGCTGGGTTTCTCCCTGCGCCTGATGAATG ATGACTGGAGTGCTGAGAGACCCTCCAATGGATTCCAGCTGGGGGAGGTCATGCATATCCAAGCTGATGTCAGCACTGGGAACCATGTGGCTTTGAGGCTCTTTGTGGACAGCTGTGTGGCCACCCTGACCCCAGACAGGGACTCCTCTCCCCGCTAtgctgtcattgacttcaatgg ATGCCTGGTGGATGGGAGATCAGATGACACCACCTCAGCCTTCATATCCCCCAGGCCCAggcaggacacactgcagttcaTGGTGGATGTGTTCAGGTTTGCAGGAGATGCTAGGAACTTG ATCTACATCACCTGCCATCTGAAAGTCACTGCAGCTGAGCAAGCCCCAGATGCCTTGTTCAAGGCTTGTTCCTTCAACAAAGCAGGCAACAT CTGGTCTCCAGTGGAAGGCACCAGAGACATCTGCAGGTGCTGTGAGACTGGGAACTGTGGGCTGGCTGGACAGTCTGGGAGAGTCAGACCTCTGGACAGATGGCCAGGGAGGCGCTTCCAGAGAGATGTGGCCTCCAGGCATG GTGACCCCTTGGTGAGGGAAGCTGATGTTGTGGTAGGACCCCTAGTCATCTTTGATGCTTATCGAGGATCCAGGGATGTCTCAACTGATCAAATGGAAGCAGAGAAGGCCACCTCAGAGG GATTCTCTTCTATAGCTGGGCTGATCTCCATGGCAGCTGCCATTGCACTGGCCTTCATTACTCTGGGGATACTTGTATACAGAAGATGCAGCCGTTCTAGTGCCTGA